A genomic window from Nicotiana sylvestris chromosome 11, ASM39365v2, whole genome shotgun sequence includes:
- the LOC104224466 gene encoding uncharacterized protein isoform X2 gives MEAILGPDSQPFQTFISDHWSNSKEKRSKAEWMFNMMKQKDPESIALKLVDYLGPSHDIYYRERCAGLLRKLLNDNDLCTWHNLSVSTQSTIKSMIVDRFSVEEPGFIIQELLITVWTLIDSVRADKTWPELLPPLYQRVTNSSLDPYLKGAACIIFAILSKDIGETTAPCIKDLHKLFLNTLNDDTLHLQVRITAARAVITFIQSIPSSNEKERFQELLPGMMRALTDTLNNKRREDAAEQVLLFLIKLAKNEPRFLRRQLVDVVGTMFDIAEDKSLEETTRHLAIEFVLALVEAREKAPGMMKKLPLFTTTCFAVLLNLLRDIKDEPSWHSSEIWNDQAGVTDNYIYGRECLSRFSKALGGKTIAPIALEQLDAYLIVPEWEKRHAALIALSQIAEGSSKVMMKYLEQIMNMVLHAFQDPHPRVRWAAINAVAQFSIDFSPHLQVQYHNFVLPALAAAMDDFQHPRVQAHAALAVSDFCKSDKPETLVPYLDRILNKQLVLLQNDNEMVQRAALKALSGIADLSKEQFQAYYDFVMPYLKTIRANANDKSNHKLQVRAFECISLVALAVGKEKFRDDLEQVMEVLKSFQKSQVREADTIVYILQASNRICQCIGKDFLPYMSTVMPSLVECAQFEPDKTVSTDKLYDSIHKVKFGKEMICIKGSDLLEVKSIACGLLGRYAHNLKEEFYPWISQAASVLAPLLKFYMDDDVRNYANYALSSLLPSAELAVEKGIAQGGNQSYFKQLSGDIILALGNALYSESEAKISANILWGLNECLLICGSLLNEDQVHSIIDEIKHVLMESSRRNGELTKRAKSEDFDAEEAELLRAVRELEDEVCINVGNILITLIHTFKAAFLPFFDELSLYLLPMMGKDKTAAERSMCFHVFDILVVYCGEAALKYYNIYLPFLLNSSDDEKPVVRQNALYGLGLCAEHGGSVFKPFVGEALSRINVVITHLHDREPENLSAYYNAAFALGKICQFHQESIDAAQIIPSWLNCLPIKEDTVKAKVVHKQLCSMVERSDGKLLGPNYQHLPKVISVFVEVLCAGENLAADETKKCMINLLRHFQQTVPATTLASACSLLLPQHEMELESILSPEEDVNISTYAM, from the exons ATGGAGGCGATTCTGGGGCCTGATTCACAGCCATTTCAAACCTTTATTTCCGATCATTGGTCCAACTCCAAGGAGAAACGATCCAAGGCTGAGTGGATGTTCAACATGATGAAGCAAAAGGATCCAGAGTCCATTGCTCTTAAGCTTGTTGACTATCTTGGCCCTTCCCACGACATTTATTACCGTGAAAGGTGTGCTGGACTCCTTCGCAAGTTGCTTAATGATAATGACTTGTGCACTTGGCATAATCTTAGTGTCTCCACTCAATCGACCATCAAATCTATGATCGTTGATCGTTTCTCCGTTGAAGAACCAGGATTCATCATTCAAGAGCTCCTTATAACTGTTTGGACGCTTATTGATTCAGTTCGCGCAGATAAAACCTGGCCTGAACTATTGCCACCCCTGTACCAACGTGTCACTAATTCCAGTTTAGACCCGTACCTAAAAGGGGCAGCTTGCATAATATTTGCGATTCTATCTAAGGACATAGGCGAAACAACAGCACCTTGCATAAAAGATTTGCACAAGCTATTCCTTAATACACTGAATGATGATACCCTCCACCTCCAAGTGAGGATCACTGCCGCAAGAGCTGTGATCACCTTCATTCAGAGCATACCGAGTTCAAATGAAAAAGAGCGGTTTCAAGAACTATTGCCAGGTATGATGAGAGCTTTGACTGACACATTGAACAACAAGAGGAGGGAGGATGCAGCAGAGCAGGTGCTGTTATTTCTTATAAAGTTGGCGAAGAATGAACCTAGGTTCTTGAGGAGGCAGCTAGTGGATGTGGTGGGTACCATGTTTGACATAGCAGAGGATAAGAGTTTGGAAGAAACGACAAGGCACTTGGCAATTGAGTTCGTATTAGCTTTGGTTGAGGCTAGGGAGAAGGCCCCTGGTATGATGAAGAAGCTGCCTTTGTTTACTACCACTTGTTTTGCAGTGTTGTTGAATTTGTTACGGGATATTAAGGACGAACCTAGCTGGCATAGTTCGGAGATCTGGAATGACCAGGCAGGGGTTACTGATAACTACATTTATGGTCGGGAGTGTTTAAGCCGGTTTTCTAAAGCATTAGGTGGCAAGACTATAGCTCCTATTGCACTAGAGCAGCTGGATGCTTATTTGATAGTCCCTGAGTGGGAGAAACGGCACGCAGCTCTCATTGCACTTTCTCAGATAGCTGAAGGAAGCTCAAAG GTGATGATGAAGTATTTGGAGCAAATAATGAATATGGTTCTGCATGCTTTCCAAGATCCTCATCCTCGAGTCAGATGGGCTGCTATTAATGCAGTTGCGCAGTTCTCAATTGACTTCTCTCCACATTTGCAAGTACAATACCATAACTTTGTATTGCCTGCATTAGCTGCAGCTATGGATGATTTTCAACATCCTCGAGTGCAG GCACATGCAGCTTTAGCTGTCTCGGATTTCTGTAAATCTGACAAGCCAGAAACTTTGGTACCCTACTTAGATAGAATACTCAACAAACAGCTTGTACTTCTACAG AACGACAACGAAATGGTTCAAAGAGCAGCATTAAAGGCATTGTCTGGTATTGCTGATTTATCTAAG GAGCAATTCCAAGCGTACTATGATTTTGTAATGCCATATTTGAAAACTATCCGGGCAAATGCAAATGATAAATCTAATCACAAGCTTCAAGTCAGAGCCTTCGAGTGCATAAGCCTGGTTGCATTGGCTGTAGGCAAAGAGAAATTCAGAGATGACTTAGAGCAG GTTATGGAAGTGCTCAAGTCATTTCAAAAATCACAAGTGAGAGAGGCTGATACTATTGTTTACATTCTACAG GCATCCAACAGAATTTGCCAGTGCATAGGGAAGGATTTTCTTCCTTACATGAGTACAGTCATGCCCTCTTTGGTTGAGTGTGCTCAATTTGAGCCCGATAAGACTGTATCGACTGATAAATTATATGATAG TATACACAAAGTCAAGTTCGGGAAGGAAATGATATGCATCAAAGGAAGTGACCTCCTAGAGGTGAAATCTATAGCCTGTGGTCTCCTTGGTAGATATGCTCATAATTTGAAGGAAGAATTCTACCCATGGATTTCCCAG GCTGCTTCAGTTTTAGCTCCGCTTCTTAAATTCTATATGGACGATGATGTCAGGAACTATGCTAATTATG CATTGTCATCCCTGTTGCCTTCTGCTGAACTGgcggtagagaaagggattgctCAAGGTGGAAACCAGTCATACTTCAAGCAGTTGTCTGGCGATATAATACTGGCTTTGGGGAACGCTTTATACTCG GAGTCTGAGGCAAAAATAAGTGCAAATATATTATGGGGATTGAATGAATGCCTATTG ATCTGTGGATCACTTCTCAATGAAGATCAGGTTCATAGCATCATCGATGAGATAAAGCACGTTCTTATGGAAAGTTCACGCAGAAATGGAGAACTCACAAAGAGAGCAAAATCAGAAGACTTTGATGCTGAGGAGGCTGAATTGCTGAGGGCTGTAAGAGAGCTAGAAGATGAAGTTTGCATAAAT GTTGGTAACATATTGATTACACTGATCCACACATTCAAGGCTGCTTTCTTGCCTTTTTTCGATGAGCTTTCATTATATCTATTGCCTATGATG GGAAAGGATAAAACAGCTGCAGAGAGAAGTATGTGTTTTCATGTTTTTGACATACTTGTGGTGTATTGCGGTGAAGCAGCTCTAAA GTACTATAATATatatcttccttttcttttgaactCAAGTGACGACGAAAAGCCAGTTGTTAGACAG AATGCGCTTTATGGACTTGGGTTGTGTGCGGAACATGGTGGTTCTGTTTTCAAACCTTTTGTTGGAG AGGCTCTTTCGAGAATCAATGTAGTGATAACACATCTACACGATCGTGAGCCTGAGAATTTAAGTGCATATTATAATGCTGCTTTTGCGCTTGGTAAGATATGTCAATTTCATCAGGAAAGTATCGACGCAGCACAG ATTATTCCGTCTTGGTTGAATTGTCTGCCCATAAAAGAGGACACGGTTAAAGCCAAAGTAGTTCACAAACAGCTCTGTTCAATGGTTGAAAG ATCAGACGGAAAACTTTTGGGTCCCAACTATCAGCACCTTCCAAAGGTTATTTCAGTTTTTGTAGAG GTTTTATGTGCTGGAGAGAATCTTGCTGCAGACGAAACTAAAAAATGCATGATTAATCTTTTGAGGCATTTTCAACAAACAGTACCAGCAACCACCTTGGCATCAGCATGCTCATTGTTATTGCCTCAGCATGAGATGGAATTGGAATCCATTTTATCACCCGAGGAAGATGTTAACATTTCGACATACGCAATGTAA
- the LOC104224466 gene encoding importin subunit beta-3-like isoform X6: MDSELIPFQMEAILGPDSQPFQTFISDHWSNSKEKRSKAEWMFNMMKQKDPESIALKLVDYLGPSHDIYYRERCAGLLRKLLNDNDLCTWHNLSVSTQSTIKSMIVDRFSVEEPGFIIQELLITVWTLIDSVRADKTWPELLPPLYQRVTNSSLDPYLKGAACIIFAILSKDIGETTAPCIKDLHKLFLNTLNDDTLHLQVRITAARAVITFIQSIPSSNEKERFQELLPGMMRALTDTLNNKRREDAAEQVLLFLIKLAKNEPRFLRRQLVDVVGTMFDIAEDKSLEETTRHLAIEFVLALVEAREKAPGMMKKLPLFTTTCFAVLLNLLRDIKDEPSWHSSEIWNDQAGVTDNYIYGRECLSRFSKALGGKTIAPIALEQLDAYLIVPEWEKRHAALIALSQIAEGSSKVMMKYLEQIMNMVLHAFQDPHPRVRWAAINAVAQFSIDFSPHLQVQYHNFVLPALAAAMDDFQHPRVQAHAALAVSDFCKSDKPETLVPYLDRILNKQLVLLQNDNEMVQRAALKALSGIADLSKEQFQAYYDFVMPYLKTIRANANDKSNHKLQVRAFECISLVALAVGKEKFRDDLEQVMEVLKSFQKSQVREADTIVYILQASNRICQCIGKDFLPYMSTVMPSLVECAQFEPDKTVSTDKLYDSIHKVKFGKEMICIKGSDLLEVKSIACGLLGRYAHNLKEEFYPWISQAASVLAPLLKFYMDDDVRNYANYALSSLLPSAELAVEKGIAQGGNQSYFKQLSGDIILALGNALYSESEAKISANILWGLNECLLICGSLLNEDQVHSIIDEIKHVLMESSRRNGELTKRAKSEDFDAEEAELLRAVRELEDEVCINVGNILITLIHTFKAAFLPFFDELSLYLLPMMGKDKTAAERSMCFHVFDILVVYCGEAALKYYNIYLPFLLNSSDDEKPVVRQNALYGLGLCAEHGGSVFKPFVGEALSRINVVITHLHDREPENLSAYYNAAFALGKICQFHQESIDAAQEPCRNW, encoded by the exons ATGGATAGCGAACTGATTCCGTTCCAGATGGAGGCGATTCTGGGGCCTGATTCACAGCCATTTCAAACCTTTATTTCCGATCATTGGTCCAACTCCAAGGAGAAACGATCCAAGGCTGAGTGGATGTTCAACATGATGAAGCAAAAGGATCCAGAGTCCATTGCTCTTAAGCTTGTTGACTATCTTGGCCCTTCCCACGACATTTATTACCGTGAAAGGTGTGCTGGACTCCTTCGCAAGTTGCTTAATGATAATGACTTGTGCACTTGGCATAATCTTAGTGTCTCCACTCAATCGACCATCAAATCTATGATCGTTGATCGTTTCTCCGTTGAAGAACCAGGATTCATCATTCAAGAGCTCCTTATAACTGTTTGGACGCTTATTGATTCAGTTCGCGCAGATAAAACCTGGCCTGAACTATTGCCACCCCTGTACCAACGTGTCACTAATTCCAGTTTAGACCCGTACCTAAAAGGGGCAGCTTGCATAATATTTGCGATTCTATCTAAGGACATAGGCGAAACAACAGCACCTTGCATAAAAGATTTGCACAAGCTATTCCTTAATACACTGAATGATGATACCCTCCACCTCCAAGTGAGGATCACTGCCGCAAGAGCTGTGATCACCTTCATTCAGAGCATACCGAGTTCAAATGAAAAAGAGCGGTTTCAAGAACTATTGCCAGGTATGATGAGAGCTTTGACTGACACATTGAACAACAAGAGGAGGGAGGATGCAGCAGAGCAGGTGCTGTTATTTCTTATAAAGTTGGCGAAGAATGAACCTAGGTTCTTGAGGAGGCAGCTAGTGGATGTGGTGGGTACCATGTTTGACATAGCAGAGGATAAGAGTTTGGAAGAAACGACAAGGCACTTGGCAATTGAGTTCGTATTAGCTTTGGTTGAGGCTAGGGAGAAGGCCCCTGGTATGATGAAGAAGCTGCCTTTGTTTACTACCACTTGTTTTGCAGTGTTGTTGAATTTGTTACGGGATATTAAGGACGAACCTAGCTGGCATAGTTCGGAGATCTGGAATGACCAGGCAGGGGTTACTGATAACTACATTTATGGTCGGGAGTGTTTAAGCCGGTTTTCTAAAGCATTAGGTGGCAAGACTATAGCTCCTATTGCACTAGAGCAGCTGGATGCTTATTTGATAGTCCCTGAGTGGGAGAAACGGCACGCAGCTCTCATTGCACTTTCTCAGATAGCTGAAGGAAGCTCAAAG GTGATGATGAAGTATTTGGAGCAAATAATGAATATGGTTCTGCATGCTTTCCAAGATCCTCATCCTCGAGTCAGATGGGCTGCTATTAATGCAGTTGCGCAGTTCTCAATTGACTTCTCTCCACATTTGCAAGTACAATACCATAACTTTGTATTGCCTGCATTAGCTGCAGCTATGGATGATTTTCAACATCCTCGAGTGCAG GCACATGCAGCTTTAGCTGTCTCGGATTTCTGTAAATCTGACAAGCCAGAAACTTTGGTACCCTACTTAGATAGAATACTCAACAAACAGCTTGTACTTCTACAG AACGACAACGAAATGGTTCAAAGAGCAGCATTAAAGGCATTGTCTGGTATTGCTGATTTATCTAAG GAGCAATTCCAAGCGTACTATGATTTTGTAATGCCATATTTGAAAACTATCCGGGCAAATGCAAATGATAAATCTAATCACAAGCTTCAAGTCAGAGCCTTCGAGTGCATAAGCCTGGTTGCATTGGCTGTAGGCAAAGAGAAATTCAGAGATGACTTAGAGCAG GTTATGGAAGTGCTCAAGTCATTTCAAAAATCACAAGTGAGAGAGGCTGATACTATTGTTTACATTCTACAG GCATCCAACAGAATTTGCCAGTGCATAGGGAAGGATTTTCTTCCTTACATGAGTACAGTCATGCCCTCTTTGGTTGAGTGTGCTCAATTTGAGCCCGATAAGACTGTATCGACTGATAAATTATATGATAG TATACACAAAGTCAAGTTCGGGAAGGAAATGATATGCATCAAAGGAAGTGACCTCCTAGAGGTGAAATCTATAGCCTGTGGTCTCCTTGGTAGATATGCTCATAATTTGAAGGAAGAATTCTACCCATGGATTTCCCAG GCTGCTTCAGTTTTAGCTCCGCTTCTTAAATTCTATATGGACGATGATGTCAGGAACTATGCTAATTATG CATTGTCATCCCTGTTGCCTTCTGCTGAACTGgcggtagagaaagggattgctCAAGGTGGAAACCAGTCATACTTCAAGCAGTTGTCTGGCGATATAATACTGGCTTTGGGGAACGCTTTATACTCG GAGTCTGAGGCAAAAATAAGTGCAAATATATTATGGGGATTGAATGAATGCCTATTG ATCTGTGGATCACTTCTCAATGAAGATCAGGTTCATAGCATCATCGATGAGATAAAGCACGTTCTTATGGAAAGTTCACGCAGAAATGGAGAACTCACAAAGAGAGCAAAATCAGAAGACTTTGATGCTGAGGAGGCTGAATTGCTGAGGGCTGTAAGAGAGCTAGAAGATGAAGTTTGCATAAAT GTTGGTAACATATTGATTACACTGATCCACACATTCAAGGCTGCTTTCTTGCCTTTTTTCGATGAGCTTTCATTATATCTATTGCCTATGATG GGAAAGGATAAAACAGCTGCAGAGAGAAGTATGTGTTTTCATGTTTTTGACATACTTGTGGTGTATTGCGGTGAAGCAGCTCTAAA GTACTATAATATatatcttccttttcttttgaactCAAGTGACGACGAAAAGCCAGTTGTTAGACAG AATGCGCTTTATGGACTTGGGTTGTGTGCGGAACATGGTGGTTCTGTTTTCAAACCTTTTGTTGGAG AGGCTCTTTCGAGAATCAATGTAGTGATAACACATCTACACGATCGTGAGCCTGAGAATTTAAGTGCATATTATAATGCTGCTTTTGCGCTTGGTAAGATATGTCAATTTCATCAGGAAAGTATCGACGCAGCACAG GAGCCTTgtcgtaactggtaa